A single Kitasatospora kifunensis DNA region contains:
- a CDS encoding helix-turn-helix transcriptional regulator gives MTLLATSVPISPACVRIAITSPDILAQIRQVFASKNLAVEIVRLPYVEVIVRPAVGVAATDRPAVGSGLARVAGPASRASAPGARRLCAEYRLSVVEVGGRSGAERPAPQSRPYLAAVPDAGADGPVAALSQRQHEVMALVSRGVRNAEIAARLHVSEKTVKNHINRIFRSLGAGSRVEAVLIWQHHQHGGPSTRRGAPNPSLPPAGGRHPEHAGDP, from the coding sequence ATGACACTTCTCGCCACGTCCGTGCCGATCAGTCCTGCCTGCGTGCGGATCGCCATCACGAGCCCGGACATCCTGGCCCAGATCCGGCAGGTGTTCGCCAGCAAGAACCTGGCCGTGGAGATCGTCCGCCTGCCCTACGTCGAAGTCATCGTCAGACCGGCGGTCGGCGTGGCTGCCACGGACCGACCCGCCGTGGGGAGCGGGCTGGCGCGAGTGGCAGGCCCCGCCTCCCGGGCAAGCGCCCCGGGCGCTCGCCGGCTGTGCGCGGAGTACCGGCTGAGCGTGGTCGAGGTCGGCGGTCGGTCAGGCGCCGAGCGCCCTGCGCCGCAGAGCAGGCCGTACCTGGCCGCGGTGCCGGACGCCGGCGCCGACGGCCCGGTGGCCGCCCTGTCGCAGCGTCAGCACGAGGTGATGGCCCTGGTCTCCCGCGGTGTGCGCAACGCCGAGATCGCCGCACGACTGCACGTCAGTGAGAAGACCGTGAAGAACCACATCAACCGGATCTTCAGGTCGCTGGGGGCGGGCAGCCGGGTCGAAGCAGTGCTGATCTGGCAGCACCACCAGCACGGCGGACCCTCTACCCGGCGCGGCGCACCGAATCCTTCGCTCCCGCCGGCGGGGGGTCGGCATCCAGAGCACGCAGGAGATCCGTGA
- a CDS encoding AfsR/SARP family transcriptional regulator, with the protein MESDCLRVETLGPLRAYAEGRELLLGSPKQRAVFAVLALRTNSVVSRDDLIDCIWGESPPATAAGSLHTYVSGLRRALGGRGEPLTSSGSGYTLQLDPGQLDIRAVELLAARARSSRDQQEPVAAVTAFDEALARWHPGCALSGLPGPFAAEHRTWASDLRLRLLLERAELLLKLEQPATVADQLRIHIPDNPYHEQLRALLMTALRRSGRTADALAQYHDLRKLLADDLGIDPSAELQALYSSLLNSSMLNSSMLTDNADTLARRRHQAAAPATAAAVRPAQLPRGVGGFVGRVAAVRQVLDAARAASGDSGVDEAGCPQIVMVVGVGGVGKTALAVHCGHLLAAEYPDGQAYVNLRGFDPKHPAMPPADALHHLLTSLNAGRIPADQEERVALWRSIVQNKRMLIVLDNAACADQLEDLLPGGGPSFTLVTSRNRLSGLAVRYSARRVPLSPFTAEESLKLLRDSIGSARVGAEPAAARRLADLCDHLPLALRIASEQVTAGPRSRIADLVADLEDVRRRLDALQILDDELSSVRGVLSWSYARLDAAAAHAFRTLGLFPGVSIRVEVAATLLDVAPPAAATALRSLAAQHLVESTGGGYWMHDLTRIYAEEVSRSGETGASRRAALKRVLRWYVRTLTRGDTYTRLELPLPLAAGDRHQPLPFDDQKEFVAWCAQEWQNVAQLVRTAQRIGCHQQAWQLACLLFDYFYTAGQARTWVETLLIGLRSAELIGNRRAQAVLLDQLGKAYSRLGQHSAAVDRLQHGLQLAESLDDDVLRTGLLGTLAAAFRQAEDYAAALPRAGAALDLAHRIGSEHHEAGCLDVLCELHAEMGEFDESLRYGRPGLTAARSCRNVLVEANILINLGLAEHGLDNAEKALRYLRDALSLSESSGDHYHEAMALFGLAKVHRSASARQAAHGLATRALLRLQELEAEEVAEVTDLLRALDADPPPAGAKDSVRRAG; encoded by the coding sequence ATGGAGAGCGACTGCCTGAGGGTCGAGACTCTCGGACCGCTGCGCGCCTATGCCGAAGGGCGGGAGCTTCTCCTTGGCTCGCCGAAGCAACGCGCGGTGTTCGCCGTTCTGGCGCTGCGTACCAACAGTGTCGTCTCGCGTGATGATCTGATCGACTGCATCTGGGGTGAGTCTCCCCCGGCCACCGCGGCCGGCAGCCTGCACACCTACGTGTCCGGCCTGCGCCGAGCCCTGGGCGGTCGGGGCGAACCCCTGACCAGCTCGGGATCGGGCTACACGCTCCAACTCGACCCCGGGCAGCTCGACATCAGAGCGGTCGAGCTGCTGGCGGCTCGGGCGAGAAGCAGCCGGGACCAGCAGGAGCCGGTCGCCGCGGTCACCGCCTTCGACGAGGCACTGGCCCGCTGGCACCCGGGCTGCGCGCTCAGCGGCCTGCCGGGTCCGTTCGCCGCCGAGCACCGTACGTGGGCGTCGGATCTGCGGCTCCGGCTACTACTGGAGCGTGCCGAGCTTCTCCTGAAGCTCGAGCAACCGGCCACTGTGGCCGACCAGTTGAGGATCCACATTCCGGACAACCCCTACCACGAGCAGTTGCGCGCGCTGCTGATGACAGCGCTGCGCCGCAGCGGCCGGACGGCCGATGCGCTCGCGCAGTACCACGACCTGCGCAAGCTGCTCGCCGACGACCTGGGGATCGACCCGTCGGCCGAGCTACAGGCCCTGTACTCATCGCTCCTGAACTCATCGATGCTGAACTCATCGATGCTGACCGACAACGCCGACACTCTCGCCCGCCGACGCCACCAGGCAGCCGCGCCGGCGACCGCCGCCGCGGTCCGCCCGGCGCAACTGCCGCGCGGCGTCGGTGGCTTCGTCGGTCGCGTCGCTGCGGTCCGGCAGGTGCTGGACGCGGCGCGTGCCGCGTCGGGTGACAGCGGGGTTGACGAAGCCGGGTGCCCGCAGATCGTGATGGTCGTCGGAGTCGGCGGGGTCGGCAAGACCGCGCTGGCCGTGCACTGCGGTCATCTGCTCGCCGCCGAGTACCCCGACGGCCAGGCGTACGTGAACCTGCGTGGCTTCGACCCCAAGCATCCGGCGATGCCCCCGGCGGACGCCCTGCACCACCTGCTCACCTCACTGAACGCGGGAAGGATCCCGGCGGACCAGGAGGAGCGGGTCGCACTGTGGCGCAGCATCGTGCAGAACAAGCGCATGCTCATCGTGCTGGACAACGCCGCCTGCGCCGACCAGCTTGAGGACCTGCTGCCGGGCGGCGGTCCCTCCTTCACCCTCGTGACCAGCCGCAACCGGCTCAGCGGCCTCGCGGTCCGGTACTCGGCCCGGCGGGTGCCGCTGTCCCCGTTCACCGCCGAGGAATCGCTCAAACTGCTCCGCGACTCGATCGGGAGCGCTCGGGTCGGCGCCGAACCGGCGGCGGCGCGGCGCTTGGCCGACCTGTGCGACCACCTGCCGTTGGCGCTGCGGATCGCCTCGGAGCAGGTGACCGCAGGTCCCCGCTCGCGGATCGCCGATCTGGTCGCCGACCTGGAGGATGTGCGGCGCCGGCTTGACGCCCTGCAGATCCTGGACGACGAGCTGTCCTCCGTACGCGGCGTGCTCTCCTGGTCCTACGCCAGGCTCGACGCCGCGGCTGCGCACGCTTTCCGCACGCTCGGGCTGTTCCCGGGGGTGAGCATCCGCGTGGAGGTGGCCGCCACCCTGCTGGACGTCGCGCCCCCGGCGGCGGCGACGGCGCTGCGGAGCCTGGCTGCCCAGCATCTGGTGGAGAGTACCGGCGGCGGCTACTGGATGCACGACCTGACACGGATCTACGCCGAGGAGGTGTCGCGCAGCGGCGAGACGGGCGCGTCACGTCGGGCGGCCCTCAAGCGGGTCCTGCGGTGGTACGTGAGGACCCTGACGCGGGGCGACACGTACACCCGCCTGGAGCTTCCGCTGCCCCTTGCGGCCGGGGACCGCCACCAACCGCTGCCCTTCGACGATCAGAAGGAGTTCGTGGCCTGGTGCGCACAGGAGTGGCAGAACGTCGCGCAGCTGGTACGCACGGCGCAGCGGATTGGCTGTCACCAGCAGGCCTGGCAGCTGGCCTGCCTGCTCTTCGACTACTTCTACACGGCCGGGCAGGCCCGAACCTGGGTGGAGACGCTCCTGATCGGACTGCGCAGCGCCGAACTGATCGGGAACCGGCGGGCTCAGGCGGTCCTGCTCGACCAACTGGGCAAGGCCTACTCACGATTGGGACAGCACAGTGCCGCGGTGGACCGGCTTCAGCACGGCCTGCAGCTGGCGGAGAGCCTCGACGACGACGTGCTGCGCACCGGTCTTCTCGGCACTCTGGCAGCCGCGTTCCGGCAGGCCGAGGACTACGCGGCCGCCCTGCCCCGCGCCGGAGCGGCGCTGGACCTGGCTCACCGCATCGGGTCGGAGCACCACGAGGCGGGCTGCCTCGACGTCCTGTGCGAACTGCACGCCGAAATGGGCGAGTTCGATGAGTCGTTACGGTATGGGAGACCCGGCCTCACGGCGGCACGTAGCTGCCGGAACGTGCTGGTCGAGGCCAACATCCTGATCAACCTGGGCCTGGCGGAACATGGGCTCGACAATGCCGAGAAGGCACTGCGGTACCTCCGGGACGCCCTGTCGCTCTCCGAGTCCAGCGGCGACCACTACCACGAGGCCATGGCCCTGTTCGGCCTCGCCAAGGTGCACCGTTCGGCATCGGCCCGGCAGGCGGCCCATGGCCTGGCGACCCGGGCGCTGCTGCGGCTGCAGGAGTTGGAGGCCGAGGAGGTCGCCGAGGTCACGGATCTCCTGCGTGCTCTGGATGCCGACCCCCCGCCGGCGGGAGCGAAGGATTCGGTGCGCCGCGCCGGGTAG
- a CDS encoding DeoR/GlpR family DNA-binding transcription regulator, producing MLAAERQHRILLLARQEGRVEVTAAAADFAVAVETIRRDLSELERRGLVRRTHGGAYPVESTGFETDLAQRVTRHVEAKRRIAAEAVKLVGEAESVFVDEGYTPQLLAALLPADRPLTVVTASLSTAAAVADSASMTVLLLGGRVRSRTMATVGSWACAMLSGFVIDLAFLGANGISRDLGLTTPDPAVADVKAKALEVSRRRVFMGHHSKFGASSFCRFAEVGDFETIVTDTELSTAEAHRYALLGPHVIRA from the coding sequence ATGCTGGCAGCGGAGCGGCAGCACCGCATCCTGCTCCTGGCCCGCCAGGAGGGGCGCGTCGAGGTCACCGCCGCGGCCGCCGATTTCGCAGTCGCGGTGGAGACCATCCGGCGCGATCTGAGCGAGTTGGAGCGCCGGGGGCTGGTCCGCCGTACCCACGGCGGTGCCTACCCGGTCGAGAGCACCGGCTTCGAGACCGACCTGGCTCAGCGCGTCACCCGGCACGTGGAGGCGAAGCGCCGGATCGCGGCCGAAGCCGTCAAGCTCGTGGGCGAGGCGGAGAGCGTCTTCGTCGACGAGGGCTACACCCCGCAGCTCCTCGCCGCGCTGCTGCCGGCCGACCGTCCGCTGACCGTGGTGACGGCGTCGCTGTCGACCGCCGCGGCCGTGGCCGACTCGGCCAGTATGACCGTCCTGCTGCTGGGCGGCCGGGTCCGCAGCCGGACCATGGCCACCGTGGGCTCCTGGGCCTGCGCGATGCTCTCGGGTTTCGTCATTGACCTGGCGTTCCTGGGAGCGAACGGGATCTCCCGTGACCTCGGCCTGACCACCCCCGATCCGGCGGTGGCCGACGTCAAGGCCAAGGCCCTGGAGGTGTCCCGCAGACGGGTCTTCATGGGTCACCACAGCAAGTTCGGAGCCAGCAGCTTCTGCCGCTTCGCGGAGGTCGGCGACTTCGAGACGATCGTCACCGACACCGAACTGTCCACCGCGGAAGCCCATCGCTACGCCTTGCTGGGACCGCACGTCATACGGGCCTGA